Proteins from a single region of Segatella copri:
- a CDS encoding C10 family peptidase translates to MKKILSLLLLVVGMASCSNNEDLFDSNSKKTESTQVETFKVSPEEAKEELVGFLNKMGTSSLTRSTTNKNIGEVQAIRNSFMDATTRSMSEEGDIDTLMYAINFADNQGFALVAADKRTSPVLAIIDEGSFNVDSLSEDKDEGFLAFIDNAINMEKEDIQNYSAQTRSMQTNGYVVNTIYSPILHTKWTQQDVYGQYCPNGIAGCTVIATAQILSYFKNIGHVNWAYNGTIGSSDLHWDKIISDCDSHDGKLLSSSCSTSANEVAHLVRYLGIAFGAKYNKKSTSVGESKAIDWFNKWGGLKASSLKGYNESAIVSAIKAGNPVYARGNSGKKKVFGIRVGWKGGHAWIYDGAIIASKDGKSNTFVHCNWGWGGYKNGYYLSNAFDTKAGATMYDSSDTQTGNTSNYKYNLEYSIITK, encoded by the coding sequence ATGAAAAAGATTTTATCTTTGCTACTATTGGTCGTCGGGATGGCATCATGTAGCAACAATGAAGATTTGTTTGATTCAAATTCAAAAAAAACTGAATCAACTCAGGTGGAAACATTTAAGGTTTCTCCAGAAGAGGCAAAGGAAGAACTTGTTGGTTTTCTGAACAAGATGGGTACTTCTTCCCTAACACGAAGTACAACCAACAAGAATATTGGAGAGGTACAAGCTATTCGTAATAGTTTTATGGATGCTACAACACGTTCAATGTCTGAAGAAGGTGACATTGATACATTGATGTATGCAATTAATTTTGCAGATAACCAAGGTTTCGCTCTTGTTGCCGCAGACAAGAGAACCTCTCCTGTATTAGCTATAATAGATGAAGGGAGTTTTAATGTAGATAGTCTTTCCGAGGACAAGGATGAAGGATTCTTGGCATTTATAGATAATGCTATAAATATGGAAAAGGAAGATATTCAAAACTATTCTGCTCAAACACGTTCGATGCAAACTAATGGTTATGTGGTAAACACAATATATTCACCGATATTGCATACTAAATGGACACAACAGGATGTTTATGGTCAATATTGTCCAAATGGAATCGCTGGATGTACAGTTATAGCAACAGCTCAAATATTGTCATATTTTAAAAATATTGGACATGTAAATTGGGCTTACAATGGAACAATAGGCTCTTCAGACCTTCATTGGGACAAAATAATCTCAGATTGTGATTCTCACGATGGAAAATTGTTGAGTTCTTCTTGTTCCACATCTGCAAATGAAGTCGCTCATCTCGTTAGATATTTAGGAATTGCTTTTGGGGCAAAGTACAACAAAAAATCAACAAGTGTAGGAGAATCAAAAGCAATAGATTGGTTTAACAAATGGGGAGGTTTAAAGGCTAGTTCTTTAAAGGGATATAATGAGTCTGCTATAGTCTCAGCTATCAAAGCTGGAAATCCTGTGTATGCAAGAGGTAATTCTGGCAAGAAAAAAGTTTTTGGTATCCGTGTTGGTTGGAAAGGCGGTCATGCATGGATTTATGATGGAGCAATAATTGCTTCAAAGGATGGCAAATCAAATACTTTTGTACATTGTAACTGGGGATGGGGTGGCTACAAAAATGGCTATTACTTGAGTAACGCTTTTGATACAAAAGCAGGAGCTACGATGTATGATTCGTCAGACACTCAAACTGGAAATACTTCCAATTACAAATATAATCTGGAATATTCTATTATAACAAAATGA
- a CDS encoding DUF3408 domain-containing protein, producing MARTKETKMSPEQQEKMTQEVVASLQSSTYGKDYAQEHSSFFEEVENSDLEVVTENVTATTSCMEDELTNEALSPSNPQKRISGKQRKATLEEYQQTFLQVPRIDDRKPVFVSSDVRDRLDRVVRILGGRRMSVSGIIENIVHHHLSLYEEDFEAWRKL from the coding sequence ATGGCAAGAACAAAAGAAACGAAAATGTCTCCTGAACAGCAGGAGAAAATGACACAGGAGGTGGTGGCTTCGCTTCAATCATCCACTTATGGTAAAGACTATGCCCAAGAACATAGCTCTTTCTTTGAAGAGGTGGAGAACTCCGATTTAGAAGTTGTGACAGAGAATGTGACTGCAACAACCTCCTGTATGGAGGACGAGCTAACGAACGAAGCTCTATCGCCATCGAATCCGCAGAAGCGCATCAGCGGCAAGCAGCGCAAGGCGACATTAGAGGAGTACCAGCAGACCTTTCTCCAAGTTCCAAGGATTGACGACCGCAAGCCAGTCTTCGTCAGTTCCGATGTACGAGACCGTCTTGATCGTGTCGTCCGCATCCTCGGAGGGAGGCGCATGAGCGTATCGGGCATCATCGAGAACATCGTGCACCACCACCTAAGCCTTTATGAAGAGGACTTCGAGGCTTGGCGCAAATTGTGA
- a CDS encoding helix-turn-helix domain-containing protein yields MGFIVFEEEAFNYLDAQLENFVKRMDRILERSEDKTMNKWLDTQDVCQTLNICPRTVQTLRDNGTLAYTQISHKTYYKPEDVMAIVAVVEDKKKDMRFRKRTG; encoded by the coding sequence ATGGGATTCATCGTATTTGAGGAAGAGGCATTCAACTATCTTGATGCCCAGTTGGAGAACTTCGTGAAGCGCATGGACAGAATCCTTGAGCGCAGTGAGGACAAGACCATGAACAAGTGGCTCGACACGCAGGACGTGTGTCAGACGCTCAACATCTGCCCACGGACAGTGCAGACGCTTCGGGACAACGGAACTTTGGCTTATACGCAAATCAGCCACAAGACCTACTACAAGCCGGAGGACGTGATGGCTATCGTAGCTGTAGTGGAGGACAAGAAAAAGGACATGCGCTTTCGCAAGCGCACAGGTTAG